In Festucalex cinctus isolate MCC-2025b chromosome 1, RoL_Fcin_1.0, whole genome shotgun sequence, the sequence atgAGTTTGGACAACACTGCCTCAGAGGTTATCTGTCAATTGTTAAACAAAGTGTACAAACACACAGCCGTTGGTGTTTCTGTCCAAATCTGTCATTTATTTAAGACTTCACAGTAAGCAATTTCTcttgttacaaaaataaaatatggctgTTGTTATACTTCATTGTCGTAGAAAACATCTATTGATGTACAGTGTTGCAATGATTTGGCAGAGTATGCTGGTGATACATAAACACCCATCTGTAAAAAGCTGCTAGCACCTTTGGATTTGACTTGACGTTTTTTCACCGAGGAAGACAAGAAAAAGAGTGAACATATATTAAATATGATCCAGTAAAATACTGCAACCCTCCAGTACTTAGTTAAACACCAACCATAATCATATAAAAGTACTAGCAGTACTATTCAaagatcagattttttttttcccaccaaagTCACATGAATGAAAGAATTGTGCATGGCAATAGATTGGGGAGTAATAATGGAATTTAGTTAAGATGATGAAGAGATGAgatgaaaacaaatgattaCGATGCACTTGCTGTTCATATTAGCACTTTAAATTGCATTGGTCAGATTTAGATGTATAATGTCCTAatttaataatcatcatcatcatcgtcgtcgtcatcgtcatcatcatcatcatcgtcgtcatcatcatcatcatcgtcgtcatcatcatcatcatcatcatcatcatcgtcatcatcatcatcatcgtcatcatcatcatcgtcatcatcgtcgtcatcatcatcattatcaggaTCAATTTCTCCTGACAGAACGTCCTCAATCCAGTCCTCCAGTTCGTCCGCAGATGgcatgtcgtcgtcgtcgtccaagTCCATCCACACGCTGTCAGCCTGCCGTGGAGCAACATGTCAAGAGGAGACACGCACGCACGATCAGGCATCAACTTACATCGTCAGCTTCCACAACACCGATCTGAGGGGAGGACAGGTCGATTCCGAAAATCTTCTCCCAGTGAGGCACAagctgaaaaaaagaaagagaggaaTGTTCAATTCACTTTCATAAGCATTTTTGTTATTCGGGATGGATGGACTGGTCACAAGTCAAGTCGCACGGTGATTGTGAACAGCACATTTGACTGGCAATTGATCCTCCACCAGTGAACTAGAAATATTCGTACCAGGGGGAAGTCATCAGGGTCAATCCAGATAATACTGAGGTGAGGATGCTCTGTGTTGTCCTCTGCAACTTCTTTCAGGATCTCCAAAAACTCAAAGCCATctgaagagtaaaaaaaaaaaatcataagaaTCATGAGAACGTCCTACATACCTTTTGAGATTTGTTCAGTTTCATTTCATTAAATGCAACTAATGTTTGGTGTACCAGGATCAGACTCCTCAGCAAAAGCAATGATGTGTTCGCCATCAACATGGTCATCCTTTGGAAAGAATACAAACATGTTGcgtattataaaataaaaaacaactgcCAAGTCAATTTCCAAGCATTGATGGAATAGTGATGTTTATATTGTTAGACAAAAAAGTTCTCACCCAGATTTCATACATGTTGTGGGGCTGCAGCTTCCTTAGAGTTGGCCttcaaacgcacacacaaaattgtATGTTGTTATTTTTCTACTGGAAGAACAAAGTTCCCATAGAAAATGGACTCACCTGTCATTATCTTCAATGAATTTCACCAGCTCTTCCTCAGTATAAGGTTTTCCCGGGATGACAACTGGATCATCCATGAAGGGCTCATAGAAGTCCACCTCGTTAAGCTTGAGGTCCAAAGCCTTGGCAACCTGTTTCCAATAGTTCAAATAATTACATACAGGTACATAATTGTGAGCAATCatacaaaaaaagagagcaaatcTGAGCTCTACGAGGATAAGATTTCATTGATACATGCTCAAATAAATTGATGATAAAATAAATTGATGAGTGTAGTCATTtaattcatgtttatttcatttttattatttcttcttAGAGAGCACTAATTCACAACAAATGTTACGATCAGTATGAAGCAGATAATAGAAACACGTTCTTCGTATTTTCATACCAATTGAATAAGATGTTTAGAATCTTATGCTGCCATATACAGCTAGGCATTTTTGAAAATTACAAAACCCCTAAAGAAAATGATGTAAAAGTTGatagaaatccatccatccaataaattatacatttcacaATTCATTTAGTCTTAAAGTTATTGATATGATATGagcaattattttgttttgtaatgaCCCACCTTGGCATTGAATGTTGCGTAGAACTTGACGTGAGGATGGAACTCTTCGGCAGCATCAGCAAAAGCCTCAAAATCTGAAATTTGACACACCGGGGTATTGACAAATGTATGTGGTACAAATATGCATTTATTGCTTTCAACATCATTTTCTATCCTCATTGCAAAGCAGTCATTTAAGTCAAACTAGCGGACACAAGTTCAATCTGAtctcgagagagagagaaaaaagcaaAAGCACAGCATAAATCAGCATAAATTTTCATGCCATCACAGTACAGATTCTTACGTTCTGACTTGTGACTCTTAAAGTAGCCCACCAATTTGATGTCCTCTTCGATGTTCTCAAAGCCCTTCAGTTCCCTACTGTTGTCAATAATTTCCACGGGGTCTTCAAGGAGCTGCGAAGGAAATAGAAAAGAGGCAACCAGCGTAAGAGACCGTCTTAAAGAAAGACACAGTacactaagagactttttttttttccctcctagaAATCGGGAGCTATTAACTGTGAGATTATATCCTCACGAACATCAAAGATGAACTCCACAAGAGTATCTGCCGAGAGCTCGCCATCGTACTCGACCACTTCGTCATCTgtgaagatgaagatgctgtCGGACTCTTCAAGGCCTGGGAACAAAAACAGAACGTTATactgtactttatttttatttttttaaatgtgctaattAGATTTTGCATATATTACCCAATTTCTTAGCTAAAGCCTTGTCAACCTTTGCATCAATGAGACCAACTCCAATGTCCTCATCATCAAACTCCTCTAGGACCTGGGCTGCAAgctgtaaaaataaacatacacaAAATGTAATCTTCATTTGTCAGAACAATTTGTGTGTTTAAAGGAGCCACATAACAAATGTATCAATCAGCTTCTACACAGTTTTTTTTGCGtctttttgagcattttctcCACTAGTTGGTTCATGACcataaaagccttctttatCCGTGCGCTGCTATGCACTTTCTAAATCTGTATGAAACTTGAACCTCGTGACTGACAGCTACTTTCACCAATGGGAGCGTCACATTCACGGGCGGCTGCACTGAGGAAGTGGATCGAGGGGCTGTCGCAGTTTGTTTGGAGCACACGCACATTTAAGATGAAAACACATGAGCTTCAGACTGCTCATTTTGCTGGCGTAAACTAattgtgaataaaataaaatattcactaCACTGACTATATGTCAGATTAACATCCTTCTATGAAATATACAAACTTGACGTTGAAGGGTGATTTTTTAATTATCCTAAAATGTGATGGCATTACTTGAAGTCTATTTAATTGAAATTATGCAGGTGACCACCATGTGAAAATAAGGATAAAAATGTCATGATAATAACATAACTTCTTCTCTTATTGGATGATGCAGTGATCATCGAGATTTGATTTGCTGAAATCCAAAGAGGAAGTATCTGTTTTGGTTGTACTGGGCAAGCAGCAAAACCACTTATTCTGAATGACAACATGCAGAATAAAGAAAGCAGGAATCAAactttttgttccttttttgaCAAGGCAAACTAGTGGTTAGTTATCTAATTTCTATCCAGACAAACTTAATGAACAACAACCTTTGCGAGACTAATGGTGCAATATTGACATTTTAAACCCCACAGAGCACCCGATCCCTATTATGTTGAACCTTTGCCATTACCTGTTACTAATTATATGATCTTATTGGTTCaatgtgaatataaatacattcataCTTAGAAACACAAACCTTCGGGGTACTCAACCTACCACAAAAGTGGCTCAGGATAAATATATCTCGAGAGCCACACCAGCTTCAGGGACTATTTTGGTGAGTTGGCAGTGATGTTCAGTGCTCCAAGATCCGCTGACATGTACAGTACTGCAAGTGTCAATCACGGCGCAAAGCTGAGCCGGCACAACTGGAGCCAGAAGCCAGACGCTGGCTTGCAGCCCCGAGCCCAGACGGCCCATACAGAGACAGCCTGGAGGACGTGATATGCTAAACGAGTGCAGCTTCTCCATTTTGGCTATAATTTCATGCTTTATGATTACATGGCCTCTATTTTAGTGACAAGGATCTTTTTTCATTGGAATATATGTACACTTTATATAGATATAATATGGATgaaaacaatgattaataaatgAATGCTCTCACCTGGACCAAATCAGTTCAAACTACACATGTGCAGTATTTGTTTGTTATATCACAACTGCTCCCACAATGTTGTTTTGTCTCAAAAGTACTGTGACATTTCAATGCACCCCAACGTCAACAGGTGCTcaaaaataaagtacaaatCCTCTTTGCTACCATTCGATATGTGCATGCTGTATGCTGAGACTTTAAGCAGCGTGATGATTTCATACTTATCCATTAGGAATGTGGT encodes:
- the casq1a gene encoding calsequestrin-1a; the protein is MKWTWVFVAVLLSSVGLSLGKDSLDFPEYDGKDRVHDLHLKNYKSVMKKYDVMVVYYHDHPGSSRVAQKQFEIEELSLELAAQVLEEFDDEDIGVGLIDAKVDKALAKKLGLEESDSIFIFTDDEVVEYDGELSADTLVEFIFDLLEDPVEIIDNSRELKGFENIEEDIKLVGYFKSHKSEHFEAFADAAEEFHPHVKFYATFNAKVAKALDLKLNEVDFYEPFMDDPVVIPGKPYTEEELVKFIEDNDRPTLRKLQPHNMYEIWDDHVDGEHIIAFAEESDPDGFEFLEILKEVAEDNTEHPHLSIIWIDPDDFPLLVPHWEKIFGIDLSSPQIGVVEADDADSVWMDLDDDDDMPSADELEDWIEDVLSGEIDPDNDDDDDDDDDDDDDDDDDDDDDDDDDDDDDDDDDDDDDDDDDDDDDDDDDDDDY